A window from Amblyomma americanum isolate KBUSLIRL-KWMA chromosome 7, ASM5285725v1, whole genome shotgun sequence encodes these proteins:
- the LOC144098681 gene encoding uncharacterized protein LOC144098681: MEVEQQPVGDPTGGAGAAGGGTAPGFDAFLQTGRTGRRNALPDILEEGATNVSTASLPCSFQKLSCSDPSASGSSGDSSADKPSSSEGPPKS, encoded by the exons ATGGAAGTGGAGCAGCAGCCGGTGGGCGATCCGACGGGCGGCGCTGGCGCGGCAGGCGGCGGCACAGCCCCGGgcttcgacgcctttctgcagaCGGGCCGCACGGGGCGTCGTAACGCCCTCCCCGACATCCTCGAGGAGGGCGCCACTAACGTCAGCACCGCGTCCCTGCCCTGCAGCTTCCAGAAGCTATCGTGCAGCG aCCCGTCAGCAAGCGGCAGCTCCGGTGATTCATCGGCGGACAAACCATCATCATCGGAGGGTCCGCCGAAGTCCTAG